The DNA window TCCTTCGATATGGGGCAGCCCTGGGTCTCGACGATGACGTCCTCGGGATCGTCGAAGCGGGTGTAATTGACGAGCCCCTCCGCCATTCCGAACACCTGTTGCAAGGTGCATCCGAGCGCGCCCCGTACGCGGCGCGCGACCTCCACGCTCAGCTTGGATCCGCCCACCTGCAGCAAGCGGAGGCTCGAGAGATCATGCCGGGTATTGCGCGCGGCTTCGAGCCAGACCGCGCAGAGGGGCGGCACGACGGCGGTCACGGTGACGCGCTCTTTTTCGATCCAGAGGAATGCCTCGTCCGGGCTCGGGCGCCGGCTGAGCACGACGCGGCCGCCTGCATGGAGCGCGCCCAGGCTACCGGGAGAGCTCAGCGGGAAGTTGTGCGCGACGGGCAACGTGACGAGATAGACGCTCTCCTCGTCGAGCGCGCAGATCTCCGCGCTGGCGCGGACACTGTAGAGGTAATCGTCGTGCGTTCGGGGGATCAGCTTGGGCACACCGGTGCTGCCGCCCGAGAGCTGAAAAAATGCGACGTCCCCGGGCGCGGGCTCGGGGAGCGGGGCAGGCTCGTCGTAGACGCTCTCGAGTGCGGTGAACGGCCCCGGTTCGCCGGCGACGAGGACGTGCTTCACGGTGCTCGCTTCGGCCCGGATCTCCTCGGCGAGCTTGCGGTAATCGAATCCCCCGTCCTTGTCGGCGATGATGTACGCGACGGCCTCGGTGAATTCGCAGAAATACGAGATTTCGGACCGTCGATGTGCGGGCAGGGCGAGCACGGGCAGCGCGCCCAGCCGGAACAAGGCGAAGCAGACCTCGAAGAACTCCACGACGTTCGGGAGCTGCACGACCACGCGATCCCTCGGCCGGATACCCAGCCGCGAGAGACCGGCCGCGAGGTGAGAGGCGCGTGTATCGAGCTCGCGGTAGCTCAGGCGGCGCCGTTCGTCGACGAGCGCGACCCGATCGCCGAATCGCGCCGCGCGCGCGTGGAGCCATTCTCCGAAGGTCTCACCTCGCCAGTGGCCGGCGCGCCGGTAACGATCGGCGAATTCGGGGGGCCACGGCGTGAATCCATCGAGCGCTTGCGGGCCTCGTGATTCATCGGCGCGCATCAGAGGTCCTCCGGCAAGGGATCGAGGCCCAGCGCGTTCAACACGGTGCGCATTTTCGACGATATCTCGGCTCGCTCGCGTTCGGGCACCGAGCCGGCGACGATGCCGGCTCCGGCATACAGGCGAACCGCGTCCCCGCGGATGTCGGCGCAGCGGATGGTCACCGCCCATTCGCCGTCGCCTGTCGCGTCGCAATACCCCACGAGGCCGGTGAAGTACCCTCGATCGAAGGGCTCGATGGCCTCGATCGCCGCGCGCGCGCGTGTCGTCGGATATCCGCACACGGCCGGCGTCGGGTGCAGGGCCATGGCGAGCTCGAGCGACGAGACCGAGAGATCCGCGAGCTCCCCCGTGATCGGGCTCGAGAGGTGCCACATGGCCGGCGTGTGCAAGAGCGACGCCTTCGAGGGGACGTCGAGCCGCCGGCAAAATGGCCGGAGCGCTGCGGCGACGGCGTCGACGACGACCGCGTGCTCGCGCCGGTCCTTCTCGGATGCGAGCAGCGCGTCTGCCCGTCGGCGATCCTCCTCGGGGTCCGGGCTCCGCGGCGCGGAGCCTGCCAGCGGATTGGCGAATACCGTGTTTCCGGATCGGGACACCAAGAGCTCCGGGCTCGCTCCGAGGAGCGTCCGCGCCGGAGGCTCCGATGCGGAGCCCGACGCGCGCTCCTCGGGGAGCTTGACGGCGAACGTATACCCGGTGGTGTTCTGCTTCGACAACCGCTGGAGCAGGAGGGCGAGATTGACCGCCGATGGCAAACGCAGCTCCAGCACCCTGGACAGGACCACCTTCGACAGCTCGTCGTCACGTATCGAGGCGAGGGCTCGTTCGACTCCGCGCAGATAATCGTCACGCTGGGGGACCATTCGTATCTCGTCGGCGGACACCGGCGCCGGGGCGCGAGGCGACATCGACGCCGCGTCCACGGGCCCGGCCATCCGGATGGACCTCGGAACGAGGAGGTGGGCCGGGGATTGCACGTCGAATGGCAACGCGCCGACGGCCATGGGATGGTCGTGCCCGGACCTCTTTAGCGAACCGAGCGCCGCCGCGACGCGTCCCGGGAGCTCACCGCGAGCCGATCCGCCCGGATCCGCGATGATCTCGCGTATGCCCTGCGCCAGGATCGTGCGGGTTGACGACGAAAAGAAGAACGACGATTCGGCGTTGTACTCTCCGAGGAGCGCGGCGCCGCTGCGCGCGGGTGAAAGTGTGGCTTCGGACGGCGAAATCGAGGTCATCGGGCGACTCTCCTTCCAGGCTGGGGCGGGATCATGAGCATCACGGGTCACGGGCTCGTCGCCCGCATTCGCCGCGCGATGCAATACGAGAGCTCCAGCGCCTGGGCCTGGTTCAGTCTTGGATCACAGAGGGTCTCGTAGGCGCGCGAGAGGTCCTCCTCGCGCACGCTGCCGCCGATGCATTCGGTGACGTCGTCCCCCGTGAGCTCGAAATGGACGCCGCCGAGGTAGGTCCCGCAGGCGTCGTGTGCGTCGTACGTCCGCTCGATCTCGCGCAGGATCGACGCGAACTCGCGCGTCTTCACGCCCGAGCTCGTGGTGATGGTGTTCCCGTGCATCGGATCGCAGACCCAGAGCACGCGCCGGCCGGCGCGCTTCACCACCTCCAGCAGGGGCGGCAGGGCATCCCCGACGCGTGTTGCGCCCATCCGCGTGATGAGCACGATGCGCCCGGGGATCTCGCCCGGGTTCAGCGTGTCGAGCAGGCGCAGGACGTCGACCGGCGATACCGTCGGCCCGAGCTTGATGCCGATCGGATTGCTGATGCCCCGGAGAAACTCGACGTGCGCGCCGCCCGACACCCGCGTCCGTTCGCCGAGCCAGGGCATGTGCGTGGTGAGGTCGTAATATGCGTCCCGGTCCGGCGCAGGGCGCGTCTGCGCGGACTCGTAATGGAGGTTGAGCGCTTCGTGGGACGTGAAGAACTCGACGCGCGAGAGCTCGTTCCCTGCCCCGCCGAGCGCGTCCATGCATCGAAGCGCATCGCCGAGCTGCCGCGTCGTCGCCTGGAAGCTCTCGCGCACGGCCGCGGGCAGCCCATCACGCTCGGAGAACGAGAGGCTCCAGCGCTCCGGGCGCTCGAGATCCGAGAGCCCGCCGGCCGAGAACGAACGCACGAAATTGAGCGTCATCGCCGCGTGCTGGTAACAGGCGAGCATCCGCTCCGGGTCCGGGCGTCGCGCCTCGGGCGTGAATTCGGGGCCGTTCACGAGATCGCCGAAATAACTCGGCAGCTCGAGCCCGCCGCGGAGCTCGGTCGGGCGCGAGCGCGGCTTGGCGTATTGCCCGGCGAAGCGCCCCACCCGCACCACGGGCCTGCGGCCCCCGACGAGGAGCACGAGCGACATCTTGAGCAGGATGTCGAGCTTCTTGACGATGGTGCCCGCGCGACAATCGCGCATGGTCTCGGCGCAATCGCCGCCCTGGAGCACGAAGCGCCGGCCGAGCTGCGCCTCCGCGATGAGGGATCGCAATCGCTCCACCTCCCACGAGCTCACGAGCGGCGGCAGCTCCTCGATCCGCGAAACCACGCGCTCGACCGCGGCGGGTTCGTCGTACCGCGTTGCCTGCGGATCGGGCTTGTTTTTCCAGGACGTGGGGCTCCAGTCGCTGGCGCGTGCCGGGGGGCGCGGGCGCGCGAGCGGGCTCTCCCCGGGCGCACGCTCCGCGGCGACCTCGCTGTTCGAGGAGCTGCGCGCCGGCGTGCTCGTGGCGATTTCGTGGATCATGACGGCTTCCGATTCAGGTATGCGCGGCGCGCTGCGGGACGACGTTGCGCCCGAGCACCCACAGGATGCAGACAGCGAGGAGCGAGATGCTCGCCGCGAGAAAACCCATGCGACCGAAGCCGATCAGCGCGCCGTCCGGCGTGGTCGTGATGAAATGGCCGCTCGTCCACGCGGCGAGGCCGGAAGCGCCGTCGCTCGCCGCCATGTTGACCGAGAGATAACGCCCGCGCAGCGCGGGCGGGACCCGGGCCGTGATCAGGGCGATCGTCGGAATGGCCCGTCCTGAATTCAACGTCATGAAAAGGACGAAACATGCGGCCACGACCGCTTTCGGGGAGGCCGAGATGTGCGTGAACAGGAGATACGGGCCCAGGGCGGCGACGAGCAGAGAGCCCAGCACGCGGGGCGGACCGTGACGGTCCGAGAGGTGGCCAATCCAGCGCGCGCTGAAGAGTGTGGCGGCGCCGCCGCATAGATACACCCAGGACAGGTCCGAGAGGCGGAGCCCGAGATTGCCCACCATGAACGTGCTCAGGTACGGGATCAGCAAAAACCCTGCGAAGACCACGCTGAACGTCAGCCCCCAGCCGAGCAAATGCCCGGGCGCCCAGAGGGCCGGGGCGGGAGGGTTCGGGCCCTCCTCGCGCGCTCGGGCGAGGTGATGATCGACGGCGGGCAACATTCGCCAGGCGAGGAGCCACAGGACGAAGGCGAGCGCGCCGATGACCCAGAAGGGCGCGCGAAAGCCCCATCGACTGGCAATCGAGACCCCCAGCGGCACGCCGACGACGGCCGAGATTCCGTAGGCCGACATCACGGTGCCGATGGCGCGGCCGCGGCGCTCGGCGGGCACCCGATCGGCGAGAATGGCCATGACGACGGCGCTCATCAGGCCCGCGCAAGCGCCCGCCATGATCCTCGAGAGGAGCAGCCACGTCGGGCTGGCCGCGAAGCCGCACGAGACCGTGGCGGCCACGAAGCCCGCATAAAGGAGCAAAAATGCGTGCTTGCGATCCCATCGATCCAGCCAGAGCACGCCGAGGAGGCCCATGGCCGCGGAGGCCAGCGTGTACGCCGACACCATCGCCCCGAACCCGGCGGCCGAGAGGCCGAATTGCTGGAGGAGCTCCGGCCCGAGCGGCATCAGGATCATGAAATCGACGAGGTGCGTGAACTGCACGGCCGCCAGCAGCCAAAGGAGATGGCGCTCATGCCTTGTAATGGGGGAATCGGCCACGAAAGGACTCCAGGGGACGCCGGGGGCGAGGCGACGCGCGTGGGTGGTTTGATGTGCCCATGCTCACGTCTTGAGCGTACCCCGCGATCTTGCTGAAAATGATAATGAGAACCATTATCAACTGTCAAGGTGATGGTGCTGGGGGCGACGAGATTTCAGGCGTCGCGGTAGAAAAATTTGATTGGACTAGAAAAATTCGGCCTGTACTGTTGGCTTGTTAACCAAAATTGTGCGCTTAGGCACCAAACGGCGACCTCGTGCCGGCCGACGTTCGGGGGCCAGCCGGTGCGAGGAGGCCAAGTGAGGTCGCCTCAAGTGGGGGCAACTGTGGTTTATTTCACGTTGTGAGCCCAGGGGTGAAGGCCACGAAGGGTGCGCGGACTTGCCACGGCAGGGCCGGTGCCTATGAAATCCGAGCGGAGGAGGGGCATGAACACGAAACCTGCATGGCAGACGCCGAGGATCGTCGAAATCCCGGTGGGATTGGAAATCGGCGCATATACGCCTCCGGAGGTGGATCGGGAGCGGCTTGCCAAACGACCGCCGCCCCGGGGATGAACGGAGATGTCGCTCGAGATCAGAGTCCTGGGCTCCGGGGCCGGCGGCGGAATACCGCAATGGAACTCCGCCGGAGCGGCCTGCACGCGGGCGCGCGAGGGAGATCCTGCTTCACCCCGGAGAACGCAAACGTGCCTTTGCGTGAGCGCGGATCGTGAACGCTGGCTCCTCCTCGACGCCTCGCCGGACTTGCGCGCTCAGATCGAGCAAACTCCCGTTCTTCAGCCGGATCCATCACGCGGGCCCCGCCACACGCCCATTCTCGGCGTCGCGCTGACCGGAGCGGACGTCGATCGCGTCGCAGGACTCCTCTCGCTCCGCGAATCGCAGCCCCTCGCGCTTCACGCGACGGACATCGTCCACGCCGCGCTCGACGAGAACTCCATCTTCGACGTCCTCTCCCCCGCGCAGGTCCCTCGCCGAATGCTGCCGCTCGATCACGAAATCGAGCTCCTCGGGCCGAACGAGGAGCCGAGCGGGCTTCTCGTCGAGGCATTCGTGGTCCCCGGCAAGGCGCCACGATGGCTCGAGGGCCGCGCCGAGAGGAGCGGAGATCCAGGGTATACCGTCGGGCTCCACGTCCGCGCGGCGCGCGGCGGGGCCTCCTTCCACTACATTCCGGGGTGCGCGGCGATCACGGACGCGCTGCGCGACCGCCTGCGAGGAGCCGCGCTCCTCTTCTTCGACGGGACGTTTTTCCGCGACGACGAGATGATCACGGCGGGCGCGGGCGCGAAGACCGGGCGAAGGATGGGCCACGTCAGCATGTCGGGGCCGAGGGGCGCCATGGATGGATGGGCCGACGTCGGCATCCAACGAAAAGTATTCATCCACCTGAACAACACGAATCCGGCCCTGCTCGCCGATTCTCCCGAGCGGCGCGTCGTCGAGAGCCGCGGTTGGGAGGTCGCGTGGGACGGAATGGAGATCATCCTGTGATGGAATCCGTCCCGCTCTCACCCGATGCGCTCGAGGCGAGGCTCCGGGCGATCGGCCGCGATCGTTATCATCACAGGCACCCGTTTCACGTGCTGATGCGCGACGGCGAGCTCGGGCGCGGGCAAATCATGGCCTGGGCGCTGAACCGCTATCATTACCAGGCGGTCGTCCCGCGCAAGGATGCGGCGATCCTGTCGCGCATCGAGGACCCCGCGCTGCGGCGCGCGTGGCGGCAGCGCCTCGTGGACCAGGACGGCGCGGAAGCTCCGGGCGGCCTCGCGCGCTGGCTCGCGCTCACCGATGGGCTCGGGCTCGATCGAGGCGACGTCGTGGCCGGGAGGGGCGTCTTGCCCGCCACGCGCTTCGCCGCGGACGCCTATTTGCATTTCGTCCGCGAGCGCCCGCTCGTCGCCGCCATCGCGTCCTCGCTGACGGAGCTGTTCGCGCCGTCGATCATCGCCGAGCGCGTCGCGGGGATGCTCGCGCATTACCCGTTCATCCGGAGGGAGACGCTCGCCTACTTCGACACGAGGCTCACGGAGGCGCCGCGAGACGCGGACTTCGCGCTCGCCTGGGTGAAACACGAGGCGCGAACGGCGGCGGAGCAGGAGCTCGTCCTCGAGGCCCTTTCATTCAAATGCGACGTGCTCTGGGCCATGCTCGACGCGCTTCACCACGCGTATGTCGCGCCGGGCCACGTCCCGCCGGGCGCGTTCGTCCCCGGAGCGGAGACGTGAAGGCGCGGGCGCTCCTCGACGGCGCGAGCGTGCCCCGCCTCGGGGCGCACATTCGCTTGCGTGAGGATCCCGCGCGCGCCTCGCTGGCATTGCTCGCGCCCGAGCGCGTCCTCTGGTCCGACCCGATCGCCGCCGAAATCCTCCGGCTCTGCGACGGCGAGCGGAGCGTCGAGGTGATCACGACCGCGCTCGCCGAGGTGTTCGAGGGCGAGCGCGAGCGCATTCGCGCGGACGTCATCACGCTGCTCCAGGAGCTCGCAGACAAGGGGCTCGTGGAGACATGAACGACGCGCCGCCCCCGCTCGCGTTGCTCCTCGAGCTCTCGCACAGGTGCCCGCTGCGATGCCCTTATTGCTCGAATCCGGTGAAGCTCGAGCCCGCGCAGGACGAGCTCGACACGGAGATCTGGGCGCGCGTCATCGAGGAGGCCGCGGAGCTCTCGGTGCTCCACGTGCACTTCTCCGGCGGAGAGCCCGCGGTGCGGCCGGATCTCGAGGCGCTCGTCCGCCGCGCCGCCGGCCTCGGCCTTTACACGAACCTCATCACCTCCGGCATGTTGCTCGATCGAGCGCGTGTCGTGGCGCTCGCCGAGGCGGGGCTCGACCACGTGCAGCTCAGCGTGCAGGACGCGCGGCCTGCGCTCGCCGACGCGATCGCCGGGTTCTCCGGGGCCCACGAGCACAAGCAAAACGTCGCCGGATGGGCGCGGGAGCAAGGCATGTCGTTGACGATCAACGCCGTCGTCCACGCTCTCAATGCTGACGGCGTGCGCGAGATCATCGAGCTCTCCCGTACGCTCGGCGCCGGGCGGGTCGAGATCGCGCACGCGATTCACCATGGATTCGGGCTCGTCAATCGCGCGGCCCTCCTGCCAGCGCCCGAAGCGGTGGCGGACGTCCTCTCCGTCGTGGAGGAGGCGCGGGAGAGGCTCGTCGGCGTGCTCGTCATCGATTACGTGCCGCCGGACGCGTACGGGAGGTTGCCCAGGGCATGCATGGGCGGCTGGGGGCGGCGGTTCATGAACATCACGCCGAAGGGCCTGGCGCTCCCGTGCCACGCGGCCGAGACGATCCCCGGGTTATGCTTCGATTCGGTGCGAGAGCGGAGCTTGCGGGCGATATGGGAGCGCTCCCCGGCATTCCAGCGCTTCCGAGGCACGGCGTGGATGCGCGAGCCCTGCCGGAGCTGCGAGCGGCGCGAGGTCGATTTCGGCGGATGCCGCTGCCAGGCGCTCGCGCTGACCGGCGACGCGTCGAACGCCGACCCGGTATGCGAGCGATCGGAGCACCACGCCGATCTCGCGAAATTCGTCGAGGCGTCGTCGGGACGTCGGCGTTTGCCGCTCGTCCCCCGCAGGAAGGGCCCCGCCAGATCAGCGAGGTGATTGCCTCGACGGCGCTCCGGCAGGGGTCAGGCGCAAGAGGTCCCCTTTCTCGGCATCGACGATGACGAGGAGGGCGCCGTCGGGCGTCTGGATCACGTCGCGAATGCGCCTCTTCATGTCGATCCGCTCTTCGAGCGCCACGCGCTCGCCATGCAGAACCAGCCGGATGAGAGCCTGCGACGAGAGCCCGCCGACGAGCAGGTCACCACGCCATTGCGGGAAAAGCGCTCCGGTGTAGAAGACCGCGCCCGAAGGGGAAATCACCGGCGTGAAGCTTCGAATGGGGGCCCGATACGCCTCGCTCGTCCCATGGCCCGGGATGAGGGTGTGAGCGGAAGAGATGGAGGGACGCGTGTAATGATCGCCGTTGCTCACGAGCGGCCACCCATAGTTGCGCCCCGGCTCGACGAGGTTGAGCTCGTCCCCACCGAGAGGGCCCATCTCGAGCGCCCACAACCGACCCGAGGACGGATCGATGGCGGCCGAGAGGACGTTGCGATGGCCGTAGCTCCAGACGTCGCCACGCGCGCCGTCTTTTCCGACGAAGGGATTGTCCTCCGGGATCGACCCATCGGGACGGATCCGCACCACTTTGCCGAGGTTCGATCCGAGATCCTGGGCCGGCGCGAATTGCATTCGATCGCCGGAGGTGATGAAGAGGCTGCCGTCCCGCGCGAAGAGGAGGCGGTGGCCGAAGTGGCCTCGCCCCACGGTCTTCGGCACCTGGCGCCAGATGACCTCGACGTCCCGCAGCTCGTCGCCCACGAGCCTGCCGCGCGCGACGGCGCCGCCTCGCAAGACGTCGTCGGTCAGGTCGAGCTCGCCGAATCGGAAGTCATCGATCGCCCCGATGCTCGGCGGCTGCTGCTCTGCGGCCTCCACGTACGAGAGGTAGACGAGCCGGTTGCGCGCGAAATCCGGGTCGATCGCGACGTCGAGCAGGCCTCCCTGCTCCGAGGAAGTGCCGCGATACACCACCTCCGGCACGCCACGAACCGGCTCCGACAGCGCGCCGTTCGCCCAGATGCGCAGGCGCCCCGGCTTCTCCGTGAGGAGCAGCCTGCCATCCGGCAGAAGCTCCATTCCCCAAGGAAACTCCAGCGTCGCGAGCCGCTCGACGTGGAGCGCGCCCGAATTCGAGGAAACCACCTCCGGCGCGGCAATGGCTTGCGTCTGCCCGAATGCGTGGGGCACGAGCGCGAAGACCGTGCCCGCCGTCGCCGTCACCCGAGTTATCCATGATGATCGCATACGCCTCTCCTTCCCGCGGTGACGAGCCAGGTGCTGCTCTGCTTCTCCTCGTGCTGCTTCCCAATGTCGGACCTCGACCTCCGCGCCGAAACCAGGGAACGGCCGTACCGCGCGGTGCGGTCCGCGCCAGAGGACGTACAGGCAGCACTCGAATGGACGGATCGGTCACGATGGCCCGGATGTTACGACCGTCCAGGGGATACATGCCCCGTCGCCGCCACGATCCGTCCGATGATAAAACCGATGGAAGCGACGTTCTCCTTGACGCGCCTCCTTTTCCGTATCATCTGATTTTGATGGAACGGTCACTTCCGTCACCGGCGTCGCGGAGCGGGGCTTTGGGCACATTTCCAGCGCCGGAGCACGCGCTCGAGCCGCGGCTCCGGGGGATGAAGCCCTCAGCGACGCTCGCCATTCAGGAGCGATGCAGCAAGCTCGCAGCCGAAGGGCGCGCTGTGTACAAGCTCGGCCTCGGGCAATCACCTTTTCCCGTGCCTACCTGCGTCGTCGAGGCGCTGCGCGCGCACGCGGCCGAGAAGGACTATCTCCCCGTGCGAGGGCTCCCGCAGCTCCGCGCCGCCGTGGCGCAGTATCACCGATACCGGCACGGGATACGCTCGACGGCGGAGGATGTCCTGGTGGGGCCCGGCTCGAAGGAGCTGATGTTCCTGCTCCAGGTCGTGTTTCGGGGCGAGCTCGTGTTGCCTTCCCCGTCCTGGGTGTCGTACGAGCCGCAGGCGCGGATCCTCGGGCAGCGGGTGCGGCGCATTCCGACGGATCCTTCACGCGAGTTCCGCATCACTCCCGAGCAGATCGACGAGCTCTGCCAGAGGGAGCCCGGCTTGCCCCGTATCCTCATCCTCAACTACCCGAGCAACCCCACGGGATGCAGCTACGACGCGCGCGAGCTCGAGGCGCTCGCGGCCGTGCTCCGGCGACATGGCGTCGTCGTGCTCTCCGACGAGATTTATGGCGAGCTCGAATTCGATGGGAGGCACACGTCGATCGCGCGGTTCTACGAGGAAGGGACCATCGTCGCCAGCGGCCTGTCGAAATGGTGCGGGGCCGGCGGATGGCGCCTCGGGACGTTCACGTTCCCGGCGCAGCTCGGCTGGCTGCTCGACGCGATGGCCGTCGTGGCGAGCGAGACCTACTCCGCGACGAGCGCCCCCATTCAATATGCGGCCGTCCGCGCCTTCCAGGGGGGAGACGAAATCGAGACGTACCTCCGGCGCTCGCGTCGGATCCTCGCTGCGGTGTGTGGCGCGTTCCGCGACGCGCTCGTGGCCGAGGGGGTCCTTTGCCGACCGGCGACGGGCGGATTCTACCTGTTCCCGAGCCTCGATCCCCTCGCCGAGCGCCTCGCGCGACGGGGGATCTCCACGTCCCCCGAGCTCTGCGCGCGTATCCTCGACGAGGCCTCCGTGGCCACGTTGCCCGGCTCTGACTTCGGCGTCCCCGAGGACCGGCTCTTCCTGCGCGTCGCCCTGGTCAATTTCGACGGCGCGCGGGCGCTCTCGGCCCTCGCGGACGACCGCCCCGTCGACGCCGACTTCCTACGCGACCATTGCGCGCCGACCATGCGGGCGATGGACGCGATCGTGGACTGGATCCGGCGTGCCGTGTGACGCGTTGCGAGGGACGAAGATGATCGTACGCGTCGCATGCGTCCAGACCACCGTCGTTTTCGGCGACCCTTCGGCGAACGCGTCGTGCGCCGTGACGCACCTCCAGGCGCTCGCCGCGCGCGGCGTCCACCTCGCCGTGTTCCCCGAGGCATTCTTGACCGGGTATGCCGTCGAGGATCAAGCAGGCGCGCGGCGTATCGCGATCGACGTCCGCGGCGAGCGGCCCGACTCGGTCGACGCCGCGCACCCCTGCGTGAGCACGATACAGGCGGCCTGTCGCGAGCTCGGCATACACGCCGTCGTCGGCTTCGCGGGGACGGACGGGACGGAGCTCTACAACGGCGCGATCCTCTTCGAGCCCGGCGGGCGCATGCGGCGTTACGTCAAGACGCATCTCCCCGAGCTCGGCTTCGACAAATACGTGACGCGGGGCTCGACGCTCTCGGTCTTCGACACGGCGCTCGGGAAGATTGGTATCCTCATCTGCTACGACGTTCGTTTCCCCGAGGCTGCGCGCGTGCTCGCGCTCGAGGGCGCCGAGCTCATCGTTTTGCCCACGAACTGGCCGGTGGGCGCGGAGATCTCGCCCGATTACCTGGCTCCTGCGCGCGCCGCGGAGAACAGGCTCTTCGTGGCGACGTGTAATCGTGTCGGCGTCGAGAATGGCTTCCGGTTCATCGGTCGCTCCGCGATCCACGACATCACGGGCCGTGCGCTCGTGACCGCCGGCGACGAGGAGACGAACCTCATCGCCGATCTCGACCTCTCTCGTGCTCGTGAAAAGCGCATCGTCGTCGACCCCGGCAAGTACGAGACCGACTCGTTCGCGACGCGTTATCCGGAGATCTACGGGCGGGTCACGTCCGGTTGACCACTTCGCGCCCTTCGTCCGCGGCCTTTTCGGGCGCGGGCGCCGGGGTGGGATCGAACTTCCACGCATCCAGGTCGATGTCCAGGTCGGCGAACTTCGCCGGCTCGAACACCGGGTGTTCCTTCCCTTGCTTGAGCTGGTCCTTGTAGTCTTTCAAGACCCGCATGCCGATCGGGAACAACATGGTCATGGCCAGCAGGTTGATCAGGGCCAGGATCCCCATCACGGGATCCGAGAAGAAGAACACTTCCGTGGCCTTGGGCGCCGAAGACCCGACGAAGATCACCCCGATGATGAGGATGCGCAGGGCATGGCGAGGCTCAGTGCGCTCCGTGAAGACCGTGAGGGCATTTTCGCCCAGGTAGTAGTTGTAGATGATGGAGCTGAAGGCGAAGAGCAGGGTGGCGCCCGTCAGGAAGTACTGGCTCCATGCGCCCACGTGTGAACTCAGGGATTGCTGGGTCAAAGCCACGCCGTCGACGCCTTCCACCCCCGGCACGTAGACGTTGCCCAGGAGGATCACGAAGGCCGTGCAGGAGCAAATGACGACGGTGTCGATGAAGACGGAGAGCGACTGCACGATTCCCTGGCTGACCGGGTGGCGCGCATAAGCGACCGCGGCCACGTTCGGAGCGCTGCCCAGGCCCGCTTCATTCGAGAACAACCCGCGACGAACGCCGTTGGCGATGGCTGCGCCGACGCCGCCGCTGACGACCGCCTCGAACCCGAAGGCGTTCTTGACGATCGTGACCATCATGGCCGGGACGTGCGTGATGTTGAGCGCGATGACGACCAGCGCCATACCGATGTAGCCGGCGGCCATGATGGGGACCACGACGTCGGCGGCCTGCGCAATGCGCTTGATGCCGCCATAAACGACAAAGCCGGTCAGGATCGCGAGG is part of the Polyangium spumosum genome and encodes:
- a CDS encoding alanine/glycine:cation symporter family protein, which produces MKYLQTIFQFIGDMTWGWSLIPFLIVLGAFFTLASGFVQFRFFGRMFRMLFPGQSLPAEGHVSSREALLISVGGRVGGGNIAGVAVAITLGGPGAVFWMWVVALVGMATSFFECTLAQLYKRAEGDGTYRGGPAQYILHGLGPQYKWLATAYAISLIAVFALGFNAFQGNTVAAAAQDSLGLSRIWTGIGLAILTGFVVYGGIKRIAQAADVVVPIMAAGYIGMALVVIALNITHVPAMMVTIVKNAFGFEAVVSGGVGAAIANGVRRGLFSNEAGLGSAPNVAAVAYARHPVSQGIVQSLSVFIDTVVICSCTAFVILLGNVYVPGVEGVDGVALTQQSLSSHVGAWSQYFLTGATLLFAFSSIIYNYYLGENALTVFTERTEPRHALRILIIGVIFVGSSAPKATEVFFFSDPVMGILALINLLAMTMLFPIGMRVLKDYKDQLKQGKEHPVFEPAKFADLDIDLDAWKFDPTPAPAPEKAADEGREVVNRT